A genomic stretch from Bordetella sp. N includes:
- a CDS encoding type III secretion system chaperone, translated as MDAYSLIELFGKESCINLSLGESGTVDLVFENGVTLTLEHDDPQDLLHCYVVLGRIPVEDGRRLTVYGDLLEANLFGHETDGATLGVDKHTGEVLLSWRLELLDANVSLLRNIVQKMVNVAVVWREYLGTVDRGDVKAPKISTKKEAPAGRAVPQGYDERPHGGSMRA; from the coding sequence ATGGATGCATACAGTCTGATCGAACTATTTGGGAAGGAAAGCTGCATCAATCTGAGCCTGGGTGAGTCAGGCACGGTTGATCTGGTCTTCGAGAACGGCGTCACCCTGACGCTGGAGCACGACGATCCCCAAGACCTGTTGCATTGCTATGTCGTCCTGGGGCGTATTCCCGTCGAGGATGGCAGGCGCCTCACTGTCTATGGCGACCTGCTCGAAGCCAATCTTTTCGGCCACGAGACTGACGGCGCCACCTTGGGCGTCGACAAACATACGGGGGAAGTCCTGCTGTCCTGGCGTCTGGAACTGCTGGACGCCAATGTCAGCCTGCTGCGCAACATCGTGCAGAAAATGGTCAACGTCGCCGTCGTGTGGCGCGAGTATCTTGGCACCGTCGACCGTGGGGACGTGAAGGCGCCCAAAATAAGCACCAAGAAAGAGGCGCCGGCTGGCCGGGCGGTGCCCCAAGGCTACGACGAACGCCCTCATGGCGGATCGATGCGCGCCTGA
- a CDS encoding response regulator transcription factor, with the protein MIRVVLADDHPIVLLGIKNALATAPDISVVGSADSPDSLFACLAQTPCDVVVTDFSMPGGTQPDGLAMLQQLRAQYPHIHVVVLTKIATPTMISPALQAGALALVEKSAAIKEISTAIQRAASGLSYFTESIRNEFAALGVAQSQLTARAALSPREMEVVRLFASGRTNNEIAQILGLSAKTTSRQKQDAMRKLAARNDAELIAYAKDLGLL; encoded by the coding sequence ATGATCCGCGTCGTACTGGCCGATGATCACCCAATCGTGTTGTTGGGAATAAAGAATGCGCTCGCGACCGCGCCGGATATCAGCGTTGTCGGCTCAGCCGATAGCCCGGACAGCTTGTTCGCCTGTCTCGCCCAGACTCCCTGCGATGTCGTGGTCACCGACTTCTCCATGCCCGGAGGAACGCAGCCGGACGGTCTGGCGATGTTGCAACAGTTGCGGGCGCAGTATCCGCATATTCATGTCGTGGTACTGACGAAAATCGCCACCCCGACCATGATCAGCCCGGCGCTGCAAGCGGGTGCGCTGGCGCTCGTCGAGAAAAGCGCGGCAATCAAGGAAATAAGTACTGCAATTCAACGCGCTGCGTCCGGTTTATCCTATTTCACCGAAAGCATACGCAATGAATTTGCGGCATTGGGCGTGGCTCAATCGCAACTGACCGCGCGCGCGGCCTTGTCGCCGCGTGAAATGGAAGTCGTGCGTTTATTCGCCAGTGGGCGCACCAATAATGAAATCGCCCAGATCCTGGGCCTGAGCGCCAAAACCACCAGCCGGCAAAAGCAGGACGCCATGCGCAAACTCGCTGCGCGCAATGATGCCGAATTGATTGCCTACGCGAAAGACTTGGGCCTGCTTTGA
- a CDS encoding AraC family transcriptional regulator: protein MAAQPQSLPELSGHHAVLFGNASPTKKMLSRHRKPAHVLIITDQESPLAGAVALLRNQLFRVSFASGWHGFYQAQAWRPDMVLLDGDMQQMDAFMMARLLSQSQDTSTIPIIFLVKPGVNGATTEAFAVGAVDCVPKPIYPEELLARISVHLRPSTTPEPAGTHSSSDSSGTQEDILLRNALDAIQADVGSIHTVRQLAHSVGTHERKLSSIFKNRTGKSAHKFIFDKKMAAARRLLARTGMPVHAIARHVGFPSVCNFTVAFRRHAGITPTTYRNQSKEEMRAGTYTEI, encoded by the coding sequence ATGGCTGCTCAACCCCAATCGCTGCCCGAATTGTCGGGCCACCACGCAGTCCTGTTCGGCAATGCGAGCCCCACCAAGAAGATGCTGTCGCGCCACCGCAAGCCGGCGCACGTATTGATAATCACGGATCAGGAGTCGCCCTTGGCAGGCGCGGTAGCGTTGCTACGGAACCAGCTGTTCCGCGTGTCCTTTGCGTCCGGGTGGCATGGTTTCTACCAGGCGCAGGCCTGGCGCCCCGACATGGTCCTGCTCGATGGCGATATGCAGCAGATGGATGCCTTCATGATGGCGCGGCTGCTGTCGCAATCGCAGGACACCAGCACGATCCCCATCATTTTCCTGGTCAAGCCTGGCGTCAACGGCGCCACCACCGAAGCCTTCGCGGTAGGCGCGGTGGACTGCGTTCCCAAGCCGATTTATCCGGAAGAATTGCTGGCGCGTATCTCCGTGCACCTGCGCCCGTCCACCACGCCGGAGCCGGCGGGTACCCACTCGTCTTCTGACAGCAGCGGCACGCAGGAAGATATCTTGCTGCGCAACGCCCTCGACGCCATCCAGGCCGACGTGGGCAGTATTCATACCGTGCGGCAGCTGGCGCATAGCGTGGGAACACATGAAAGAAAACTATCTTCCATTTTCAAGAACCGCACTGGAAAATCCGCGCATAAATTCATCTTCGATAAAAAGATGGCCGCCGCGCGCCGGCTTCTTGCCCGCACCGGCATGCCGGTGCACGCCATCGCGCGCCACGTCGGTTTCCCCAGCGTATGCAATTTCACGGTAGCATTCCGGCGCCATGCCGGAATTACGCCCACGACATACCGCAATCAATCCAAAGAGGAAATGCGCGCGGGAACGTATACGGAAATTTGA
- a CDS encoding DNA-binding response regulator: MRPDEVRDNSPHILLVDDSPADLKLLVQELDKEAYRLTVAMNGRQGYARAQALPRPDLILLDVCMPQLDGYATCTLLKENPDTAHIPIIFVTASGRLDERLKGFSSGAADYVLKPYNPVEVLARIRVHLSKPAGGEAQPDAASTEVSDPRPAPSASDGPTPDMDIRLPLVTSSLTDQTIVAMTRRYLDERLANPPSLKLLARQMGVHERRLTQAFRVSLGKSVKDYLRDERMHSAQRLLHHKQMSISEIAETLGFSSPANFASAFRRHVGCTPAIFRQRADVKSLPGGKQD, translated from the coding sequence ATGCGCCCGGACGAAGTTCGCGATAACTCCCCTCATATTCTGCTGGTGGATGACAGTCCGGCGGACCTCAAGCTTTTGGTACAGGAGCTTGATAAAGAGGCATATCGACTTACCGTCGCAATGAACGGCCGCCAAGGCTATGCCCGCGCGCAGGCCCTGCCTCGTCCTGACCTGATTCTTCTCGATGTCTGCATGCCGCAACTGGATGGTTATGCGACGTGCACCCTGCTCAAAGAGAACCCGGACACGGCCCATATCCCCATCATTTTCGTGACGGCGTCCGGACGGCTGGACGAGCGCCTGAAAGGTTTCAGCTCGGGGGCCGCGGATTATGTGCTGAAACCCTATAACCCGGTTGAAGTACTGGCCCGGATCCGGGTCCATCTGAGCAAGCCCGCGGGCGGGGAAGCCCAGCCTGACGCGGCTTCCACCGAGGTAAGCGACCCGCGTCCAGCGCCATCCGCTAGCGACGGCCCGACGCCGGACATGGACATCCGCCTGCCACTGGTCACGTCCAGCTTGACGGACCAGACCATCGTCGCCATGACTCGCCGCTATCTGGACGAACGCCTGGCCAATCCACCTTCCCTCAAGTTGCTGGCGCGCCAGATGGGCGTCCATGAGCGCCGCTTGACCCAGGCATTCCGGGTCTCCCTGGGAAAATCGGTCAAGGACTATCTACGGGACGAGCGCATGCACTCCGCGCAGAGGCTGCTGCACCACAAACAAATGAGCATTTCCGAAATTGCCGAGACCCTGGGATTTTCCAGTCCGGCCAATTTCGCCTCGGCATTTCGCCGCCATGTCGGCTGCACCCCCGCGATCTTCCGCCAGCGCGCGGACGTCAAATCCCTGCCCGGAGGAAAGCAGGACTAG
- the sctD gene encoding type III secretion system inner membrane ring subunit SctD, with protein MISADELELRILTGLHQGARAPVADAISVGSDADCDIVLSDPGMPARAGRIRLTRLSWRFDPAPTDAVAAAAIPSAAGTAPGAVLRVGPVWVSVARMTDPWPDPAAVEASIAAATRPSVHPAPWAPGSVRRNKPYRRAVAFAMMAGITLAVIAGIRIFWTSGTAHATSASPYKMELDRAARQAAAALDTLTLASDAQVRQADEGPVTVTGWVRNDIEYEQLAEALSRIQPRPAIKVEIATVQIRAAQNVLKDFLVRSNVQYLGSGRLTIQGIAASAERRRAAVQTLEAKLAGVTVDTHGITLLTDVSNRLKRAMNASLLPNVAIKWAGDALGVDTDGLDNHQLHVLHPLVAQFNKDNFNSVREVPEPPPAPPPEASIPFRITSVVGGAHPWLLLACGTKLMVGGTYDSYRLESIAKDKIVFRGPDALVTIQR; from the coding sequence ATGATCAGCGCCGACGAACTTGAACTGAGGATCCTGACTGGCCTGCACCAGGGGGCGCGCGCGCCTGTCGCGGATGCGATCAGTGTGGGTAGCGATGCCGATTGCGACATTGTCCTGTCCGACCCCGGCATGCCTGCCCGGGCCGGCCGCATCCGTCTTACAAGACTATCCTGGCGTTTCGACCCCGCCCCCACGGACGCCGTGGCCGCGGCCGCCATTCCGTCGGCGGCCGGCACGGCGCCCGGCGCCGTGCTACGCGTCGGGCCCGTGTGGGTCAGTGTCGCGCGCATGACCGACCCATGGCCCGACCCCGCTGCCGTCGAGGCCAGCATCGCGGCCGCCACGCGCCCGTCGGTCCACCCAGCGCCCTGGGCGCCAGGCTCGGTGCGCCGCAACAAGCCCTACAGGCGCGCCGTCGCATTCGCCATGATGGCCGGCATTACCCTGGCCGTAATTGCCGGCATCCGGATCTTCTGGACCTCGGGCACCGCCCACGCCACCTCGGCATCCCCCTACAAGATGGAGCTGGACCGCGCGGCGCGGCAGGCCGCGGCGGCTCTCGACACGCTGACGCTGGCGTCCGACGCCCAGGTCCGGCAAGCTGACGAAGGGCCGGTCACCGTCACCGGCTGGGTCCGCAACGACATCGAGTACGAACAACTGGCCGAAGCCCTTTCGCGCATCCAGCCACGTCCCGCCATCAAGGTGGAGATCGCCACCGTCCAGATCCGTGCCGCACAGAATGTGCTGAAGGACTTCCTGGTTCGTTCTAATGTGCAATATCTCGGTTCGGGGCGACTCACCATCCAGGGCATCGCCGCCAGCGCCGAGCGCCGCCGCGCTGCCGTTCAGACGCTGGAGGCAAAACTGGCCGGTGTCACCGTGGATACGCATGGCATCACCCTGCTGACCGACGTCAGCAACCGCTTGAAGCGCGCGATGAATGCGTCGCTGCTGCCGAACGTAGCGATCAAGTGGGCCGGCGACGCGCTGGGCGTCGACACCGACGGCCTCGACAATCACCAGCTGCACGTCCTGCATCCCTTGGTGGCCCAGTTCAACAAGGACAACTTCAACAGCGTCCGCGAGGTCCCGGAGCCGCCCCCCGCGCCGCCGCCCGAGGCCTCCATCCCCTTCCGCATCACCAGCGTGGTGGGCGGCGCCCATCCATGGTTGCTGTTGGCGTGTGGAACCAAGTTGATGGTGGGTGGTACGTACGACAGCTACCGGCTGGAGTCGATAGCCAAGGACAAGATTGTTTTCAGAGGTCCTGACGCGCTGGTCACGATTCAACGATGA
- the sctV gene encoding type III secretion system export apparatus subunit SctV has protein sequence MQRISRLVTAATSRNDIVLAFFVIAIIFMMILPLPTTLVDVLIGANITLSCVLLMVAIYLPSPLAFSSFPSVLLVGTLFRLGISIATTRLILLHGDAGHIIETFGNFVVGGNLVVGLVVFLILTIVQFIVVTKGAERVAEVAARFSLDAMPGKQMSIDADVRAGTIDKDEARRRRGLVEKESQLYGAMDGAMKFVKGDAIAGLIIVAVNLLGGLAIGVLQHGMSTAEAGTTYSILSIGDGLISQIPALLTAIAAGIIVTRVPDEQRSNVGKDIGKQVMAHPRALLISATVALLMGLIPGMPTLVFLTLAAILGVVGFTLGRVARDGPDGAEADSGQAGAKDKEQEDDAAKLTSARPLTIEITPELDAELDPEELRRDYLAARRELYRELGIPLPELHIHVGEAIPGTGEEDGDLMRVGRQYRIHLYDVPADQGYCPPNAILARESPDNMQALGIARLGGELWHDRREYWIADKHATTLRAAGVPFLWPAQVLADRAAQTLRRHAADFLGIQEARLLLTAQEPRYPELVKETQRIMPVQRVAEILQRLVSEHICIRDMRAILEALIEWAPKEKDTVLLTEYARMGLKRYISHKYANEHSFLPVYLLAPATEQAVRDAIRQTSGGSYLAMDPEQSALLLERIKQTVGPQATTAQRPVLLTTMDIRRYVRKLIEMDLYHLPVLSYQELSAELNIQPLSRIEL, from the coding sequence ATGCAAAGGATATCCCGCCTGGTCACGGCGGCCACCAGCCGCAACGATATCGTTCTGGCGTTCTTCGTCATCGCGATCATCTTCATGATGATCCTGCCGCTGCCGACCACCCTGGTCGATGTGCTCATCGGCGCCAACATCACCTTGAGCTGCGTCCTGTTGATGGTCGCCATCTATCTGCCGTCGCCGCTGGCGTTCTCGTCTTTCCCTTCGGTGCTGCTGGTGGGTACGCTGTTCCGCCTGGGCATCTCCATCGCCACCACGCGCCTGATCCTGCTCCACGGCGACGCCGGCCACATCATCGAGACCTTCGGTAATTTCGTGGTGGGCGGCAATCTGGTCGTCGGGCTGGTGGTCTTCCTGATCCTGACCATCGTGCAGTTCATCGTGGTCACGAAAGGCGCCGAACGGGTGGCCGAAGTCGCCGCCCGCTTCTCCCTGGACGCCATGCCGGGCAAGCAGATGTCCATCGACGCTGACGTCCGCGCCGGCACCATCGACAAGGACGAAGCTCGGCGCCGCCGCGGGCTGGTGGAAAAAGAAAGCCAGCTGTATGGCGCGATGGACGGCGCCATGAAATTCGTCAAGGGCGATGCCATCGCCGGCCTCATCATCGTCGCCGTGAACCTCCTGGGCGGCCTTGCGATCGGTGTGCTCCAGCACGGCATGAGCACCGCCGAGGCCGGCACCACCTATTCCATACTGAGTATCGGCGACGGCCTGATCTCGCAGATCCCCGCCCTGCTGACCGCCATCGCCGCCGGCATCATCGTGACCCGCGTGCCGGACGAGCAGCGATCCAACGTCGGCAAGGACATCGGCAAACAGGTGATGGCGCATCCACGCGCGCTGCTGATCAGCGCCACGGTCGCGCTGCTCATGGGTTTGATCCCCGGCATGCCGACCCTGGTGTTCCTGACGCTCGCGGCCATACTGGGCGTGGTCGGGTTCACGCTCGGCCGTGTTGCCAGGGACGGACCGGACGGCGCGGAAGCCGACAGCGGGCAAGCTGGCGCCAAGGACAAGGAACAGGAGGACGATGCGGCGAAGTTGACGTCTGCCCGCCCCCTGACCATCGAGATAACACCCGAACTGGACGCGGAACTGGATCCCGAAGAGTTGAGGCGTGACTATCTGGCCGCGCGGCGCGAACTCTATCGCGAGCTGGGCATCCCGCTACCGGAGCTCCACATCCATGTAGGCGAAGCGATACCCGGTACAGGCGAGGAAGATGGCGACCTCATGCGCGTTGGACGGCAATACCGCATCCATCTTTACGACGTCCCCGCCGACCAGGGCTACTGCCCGCCGAACGCCATCCTGGCGCGCGAAAGTCCGGACAACATGCAGGCATTAGGCATCGCGCGCCTGGGCGGCGAGCTATGGCATGACCGGCGGGAATACTGGATTGCCGACAAACATGCGACGACCTTGCGCGCGGCCGGCGTGCCCTTCCTGTGGCCGGCACAAGTGCTCGCGGACCGCGCCGCCCAGACGCTCAGGCGCCACGCCGCCGACTTCCTCGGCATCCAGGAAGCGCGCCTGCTGTTGACCGCGCAGGAGCCCCGCTATCCCGAGCTGGTCAAGGAAACCCAACGCATCATGCCGGTGCAGCGGGTGGCGGAAATCCTGCAGCGCCTGGTGTCCGAGCACATCTGCATCCGCGATATGCGGGCCATCCTGGAAGCGCTCATCGAATGGGCGCCGAAAGAAAAAGACACCGTGCTGCTGACTGAATACGCACGCATGGGGCTGAAACGCTACATCAGCCACAAATATGCGAATGAACACAGCTTCCTGCCCGTTTACCTGCTTGCGCCGGCCACCGAACAAGCGGTGCGCGACGCCATCCGTCAAACGTCAGGGGGCAGTTATCTGGCCATGGACCCGGAACAATCCGCACTGCTTCTGGAACGCATCAAGCAGACAGTCGGGCCGCAAGCGACCACGGCACAGCGTCCTGTTCTGCTGACCACCATGGACATCAGACGGTATGTGCGCAAGCTGATCGAAATGGACCTGTATCACCTTCCGGTCCTGTCGTATCAGGAACTGTCCGCAGAGCTGAACATACAACCGCTTTCCCGCATCGAACTTTGA
- a CDS encoding M48 family metallopeptidase, protein MSQNSRRRVACDVLRVLAYAQLQNNQPGNALTLLTALGYLDGLDVRSRAMKALAQLRGGAPADALATLQEGTDKGEDMPLFNLIRAQAYMKQGQTTLARAAMQRFVSTRDRAPNLSPKR, encoded by the coding sequence GTGTCCCAGAATTCCCGACGACGCGTGGCCTGCGACGTACTGCGCGTGCTCGCGTATGCCCAACTGCAAAACAATCAGCCCGGCAATGCCCTTACGTTGCTGACGGCGCTCGGCTATCTCGATGGCCTGGACGTGCGCTCGCGCGCCATGAAGGCGCTCGCCCAGTTGCGCGGCGGCGCCCCGGCGGATGCGCTCGCCACCCTGCAGGAAGGCACCGACAAGGGCGAGGACATGCCCTTGTTCAATCTGATCCGGGCCCAGGCTTATATGAAACAAGGCCAGACCACGCTGGCGCGCGCCGCCATGCAGAGATTCGTCTCCACCCGCGACCGCGCCCCCAACCTTTCCCCCAAGCGCTGA
- the sctE gene encoding type III secretion system translocon subunit SctE: protein MTKPIGSSSLLGMTGLFDDTPDKRLGGLIGADQQDLPPLKEEQPLSNANGAPLLPARYSSAEDAKWTTMDTMSLLSAIDEVIGTVYEARLVDGKASLKYRMDCSEAMRARADLSREAEHKKRVAAKKQSFWSRLLGLVVGVLTAVVLAVAVVATIVTAGLAASLLLVVILAAAALTVLEKTIQLTCDEKFTIADFLCAKATEFFKWCGVSDEKAKIWGNILGSAAMMFSVIGMFHDPSVVGRLFANELKALGGPANITDWIETVMSYGATIMLVVCQAGKAVTAIPKLMSGINGAAGTLRGAGTLANVGKGAEVGGQFFAALCQTGVSALDGSAAFDTRDADKYAVESYRLQSEMKLLDNFNSVEADTLKRIATSFNDWRQIYSKLIESETDALRRIVTSLTGDKPVGA from the coding sequence ATGACGAAGCCAATCGGCTCATCGAGCCTGCTGGGCATGACAGGGTTGTTCGATGACACCCCGGACAAGCGGCTGGGCGGTTTGATTGGCGCGGATCAACAGGACCTGCCCCCGCTCAAGGAGGAGCAGCCGCTATCCAACGCCAACGGTGCCCCCTTGCTGCCCGCCCGCTATTCAAGCGCGGAGGATGCCAAGTGGACCACGATGGACACCATGTCTCTGCTGTCGGCGATCGATGAGGTCATCGGCACCGTCTACGAGGCCAGGCTGGTCGACGGCAAGGCAAGCTTGAAATACAGAATGGACTGCAGCGAAGCCATGCGGGCCAGGGCGGATCTCAGCCGCGAGGCCGAGCACAAGAAACGCGTGGCCGCTAAAAAACAAAGTTTCTGGTCCCGCCTCCTCGGACTGGTGGTGGGGGTGCTGACAGCGGTTGTCCTTGCGGTTGCCGTCGTGGCGACGATTGTGACGGCCGGCCTGGCCGCCAGCCTGCTCCTGGTCGTCATTCTGGCCGCCGCGGCCCTGACAGTGCTCGAAAAGACGATACAGCTCACCTGCGACGAGAAGTTCACCATCGCGGATTTTCTTTGCGCAAAGGCGACGGAGTTCTTCAAGTGGTGTGGTGTTTCCGATGAGAAGGCAAAGATATGGGGCAATATCCTGGGCTCCGCCGCGATGATGTTTTCGGTCATCGGCATGTTCCACGATCCCTCGGTGGTCGGCCGCCTGTTCGCCAATGAGCTGAAGGCCCTGGGGGGGCCGGCCAATATCACGGACTGGATAGAAACCGTGATGTCCTACGGCGCCACCATCATGCTTGTGGTCTGCCAGGCCGGGAAAGCGGTGACCGCCATACCGAAGCTCATGTCGGGCATCAACGGTGCTGCCGGTACGTTGCGCGGCGCCGGAACGCTGGCGAATGTCGGCAAGGGGGCGGAGGTCGGTGGCCAGTTTTTCGCCGCCCTGTGCCAAACGGGGGTGAGCGCGCTGGACGGCTCAGCCGCCTTCGATACGCGCGACGCGGATAAATATGCGGTTGAGTCCTATCGTCTGCAGAGCGAGATGAAGCTGCTCGACAACTTCAATTCCGTCGAAGCGGACACGTTGAAGCGCATCGCGACCAGTTTCAATGACTGGCGCCAGATCTACAGCAAGCTCATCGAGTCGGAGACCGATGCGCTGCGTCGCATCGTCACATCGCTGACCGGAGATAAACCTGTCGGCGCCTGA
- the sctJ gene encoding type III secretion system inner membrane ring lipoprotein SctJ, protein MGGRLLRLPRAVCLLGAGGRISRARCLPLLFVCLTALSACGADVDILTMSHEGDANEVMSTLLNQGITPSRTSTKAGIVITVPSSAMGKALEVLREAGLPRERFEGLGKTFQKEGMISSPIEERALYVYALSQELANTLSKIDGVVVARVHVVLPEPAGVDRVATPAKAGVFIKYHADQPLDAVLPQLRTMVTHAIPGLTADNVSIALIPAASAKEFADPPPVKRILGVAVAPDSVAKVEWLIVGLVAATLLSASAGGLFWWRHGRRKNLPRRGAEAAKAAPLSANH, encoded by the coding sequence ATGGGCGGGCGGCTCTTACGCCTTCCACGCGCGGTATGCCTGTTGGGGGCTGGCGGGCGCATCAGCCGGGCGCGCTGCCTGCCGCTTCTGTTCGTCTGCCTGACGGCGTTGTCGGCTTGCGGCGCGGATGTCGATATTCTGACGATGAGCCATGAAGGCGATGCCAACGAAGTGATGTCGACCTTGTTGAATCAAGGCATCACCCCCTCTCGGACCTCGACCAAGGCCGGCATCGTCATTACCGTGCCCAGTTCGGCCATGGGCAAGGCGCTGGAGGTGCTGCGCGAAGCTGGCCTGCCACGCGAACGCTTCGAGGGTCTGGGCAAGACCTTCCAAAAGGAAGGGATGATTTCCTCTCCCATCGAGGAACGTGCGCTCTACGTCTACGCCTTGTCCCAGGAACTGGCCAACACCTTGTCGAAGATAGACGGGGTGGTGGTGGCCCGCGTGCATGTGGTCTTGCCCGAGCCGGCAGGGGTGGATCGCGTGGCCACGCCGGCGAAAGCCGGCGTATTCATCAAATATCACGCTGATCAGCCGCTGGACGCGGTGCTGCCGCAATTGCGCACCATGGTCACTCATGCGATCCCCGGCCTGACCGCGGACAACGTCTCCATCGCCCTGATTCCCGCGGCAAGCGCCAAGGAGTTCGCGGATCCCCCGCCGGTCAAGCGCATCCTGGGCGTGGCGGTGGCGCCGGACTCGGTCGCCAAGGTGGAATGGCTCATCGTGGGGTTGGTGGCGGCAACGTTGCTATCCGCCAGCGCTGGCGGGCTATTCTGGTGGCGCCATGGGCGTCGCAAGAATTTGCCTCGCAGAGGCGCCGAGGCCGCGAAAGCGGCCCCTCTGTCCGCGAACCACTAG
- a CDS encoding SctK family type III secretion system sorting platform protein, translated as MSTSSSYAGVFDPAWWQFNMLPSRTLHRSHWFAYAAGPAVAAIDARPEHAEVWHRHWSRHILRTLGLWERPAVREAAGAGWLVEHGSAELQLLARRAGAVLAAPRLRRCVSGTVVRALAAALGEDLYALTLLGDAAPHPGLAGAAFERPEAALEQIDTLGWGALHLALQQEDDPLRMRMALRLPADACGPAGLSVADALALAKALDVREIRS; from the coding sequence ATGAGCACTTCATCGTCATATGCCGGGGTCTTCGACCCGGCCTGGTGGCAGTTCAATATGCTGCCCAGCCGAACGCTGCATCGAAGCCACTGGTTTGCCTATGCCGCCGGTCCGGCGGTGGCGGCCATCGACGCCAGGCCCGAGCACGCGGAGGTCTGGCATCGGCACTGGTCGCGTCATATCCTGCGGACCCTGGGGCTGTGGGAGCGGCCGGCGGTGCGTGAAGCGGCCGGCGCGGGCTGGCTGGTTGAGCATGGCTCCGCCGAACTGCAACTGCTGGCCCGGCGCGCAGGCGCCGTGCTAGCCGCGCCCCGTCTGCGCCGTTGCGTGTCGGGTACGGTGGTGCGGGCGTTGGCGGCGGCCCTTGGGGAGGACCTCTACGCCCTGACCCTTCTGGGCGACGCTGCGCCGCATCCCGGTCTGGCCGGCGCGGCGTTCGAGCGCCCGGAAGCCGCGCTCGAACAGATCGACACGCTGGGGTGGGGCGCGCTGCATCTGGCGCTGCAGCAGGAAGACGACCCGCTGCGTATGCGTATGGCGTTGCGGCTGCCGGCGGATGCGTGCGGGCCGGCAGGTTTGTCCGTGGCGGACGCGCTGGCCTTGGCCAAAGCCCTGGATGTCCGAGAGATCCGATCATGA
- a CDS encoding HrpE/YscL family type III secretion apparatus protein, whose translation MRFRVVCESAPRAMGAARVAAGGKVVRASDYSRWVQAKHVLGEARVQAKVIREHARRDHVAERERGYQEGLCEARASQVAEISATLQRARAYLGGIETEMVDLVMDCIREVIGEFDARERVLRIVRGALARARRQKQAVLRLHTDDVGAVLAWRADLLAEFPGVEDLEIVATAQMARGACRIETDIGVIEAGVDAQLAALEQALRRSLAPAEGDIPDGPAETIPSGDHDGAA comes from the coding sequence ATGAGATTTCGTGTCGTCTGCGAATCGGCGCCCCGAGCGATGGGCGCGGCGCGGGTCGCGGCCGGTGGCAAGGTCGTGCGCGCGTCGGACTACTCACGTTGGGTGCAGGCAAAGCATGTGTTGGGCGAGGCGCGCGTACAAGCGAAGGTCATCCGGGAGCATGCGCGGCGCGATCACGTGGCGGAGCGCGAACGCGGTTACCAGGAAGGTCTGTGTGAAGCCCGCGCCTCCCAGGTGGCGGAGATATCCGCCACCTTGCAACGCGCGCGCGCCTATCTGGGCGGCATCGAGACCGAAATGGTCGACCTGGTGATGGACTGCATACGCGAGGTCATCGGCGAGTTCGACGCGCGCGAACGCGTGCTGCGTATCGTGCGTGGCGCGCTCGCGCGGGCGCGACGGCAGAAACAGGCGGTATTGCGCCTGCATACCGACGATGTCGGCGCGGTGCTGGCCTGGCGCGCTGACCTGCTGGCGGAGTTCCCGGGCGTCGAGGACCTGGAGATCGTGGCCACGGCGCAGATGGCGCGGGGCGCCTGCAGGATCGAAACGGATATAGGCGTCATCGAAGCCGGCGTGGATGCGCAGCTGGCGGCGCTGGAGCAGGCATTGCGCCGAAGCCTCGCGCCGGCGGAGGGGGATATCCCTGACGGCCCCGCGGAGACAATCCCTTCCGGAGACCATGATGGCGCAGCTTGA